Genomic DNA from Parambassis ranga chromosome 5, fParRan2.1, whole genome shotgun sequence:
GTACCTTCAGTGTTCACTCTAATGACTTCCTTGCATTGGTATCTTTTCAGTGAACCAGGTGAGAGCAAGCCCCGAAAACAGAAGCCAAAAGAGCAGCCACAAACTGAGGAGGATGCATCAAGCAGAGCAAATACGTCAAGGTAATGTAGTGACATTAGAGAGGAACAAGATGGGCACAGAATACATAACATGCATAACAGCAGGTCAACAAACCCTAACCTGTCTCACATAAACATTTTACTCAACTAACTGTGGGAGACATTAGGTAACAGAAAATTAGCAGAAGCAGTTCTCATGTAGGCTGTCTGAACGATGATCTTTTTTATCTAAATAACAGGACCATAAAAGTGATTGTAATggcctaaagctggatccatactccgcgagaacagagaactccctcccccctgcagacgttacgcccacaaaatgacggcattttttatctcggaccgcccgtaCACTCTcgtacacatggcccgggcagaactttttctctcaaggctctgcgtcaaccatgctgtgattggtcggaatttattgtgggcgtgatgaatgtggagaagcgcaagagcttcttcaggtgcagaacacacagacagaaggaggaagtacaactacgatggacagtttagatgagcagctggcaaacagctcctggaaggagaaacacggcgcacagaggagagtgtctgtccaaaaggtggcgataaaaactaatcccagtattgatcacggcgttacagcggcttgcgcacattaaacaccgggagacgggatgtattattgcagacagtcatccatacgttcacagaattaaactcacacagaccagaggtctgctacagtcagctacactaatcgtctatctattgtcatgctgtacgcctcttccctgaacattatcagctcgttaggacAGGTAACCATGGCcgtgctcacaatttacaatacaattgcattgtcagccttttgtgtgtgacgtgcgctgcgtaggagggccgtatgaggagttctgcacacacatctcgcggagtatggtacctccgtgccgaaaagaactttttttttttactcttaccacccgtggagcgagttctctgttctctgttctcgtggagtatggaacagccttaagttGTCCTCATCTGACCTGTCAATGTGCCCGAAAAACAAGGCAGTTTATAGGAACCAGATGTGCCACATATCAACcgaaaaatacaaaataaaaagctgaGTATGTTTTatagtctgtgtgtctgtgtctgtgtgtgtgtgggtgtgtctagATTGTCTAGATTTGGCAAACAAATCAACTGCCTTGTTTTTCAGCACGTAGGCAGGTCAGATGAGGACAACTTAGGCCGTTATGGCTCAATTCAGGGAAGTACCAAAAACTCAGCGTTCTGTGAGCCAAATTTTAACATCTGTTCAGCATATTTTCCACGACCATTATGGTTTGTTTTTTGACTTCTTCACATATGGTGTTCTGTTGCTAAGTATTTTTTCCGCTCATGTTAACTCTGTTAACTTGGCTTCCTTCTATCTTTCTGTTTGGGTCCTGCAGTCGTCCTCCAAAGAAGGATTTTGTGGAAGTGACAGAGCTAACGGACATTACCTATATAAGTAACCTAGTGAAGTTGAGGCCTGGCCACATTAATGTTGTACTGGTGCTCACGAATGCTTCAAAGAATGCTCTGCTCAGGAAATATGCCAAGGAAGTATTCTCTTTTTCTGGGTAAGCACCAGCATTTAGTATTAAGTTTTTAGTTAGCAAAACAAGCTTCTGTGTGCTACTTGTGGAATGTAAATGTTTAGTGCCTACTGTACATCATGTGGCTGATGGTATTTCCAACCCACAGGACTCAGACCCTCCACTTCTCCTTTCTCAACGCTGATAAGCACCGCCACTGGATGCCATCACTGCTTCGCTCAGCCTGCGATGCTGGACGGAGTGAGAACCATTTAGATGATGaggagtcttcagactacactGGCCATGTCCTTGCGCTCAATGGCTACAAGAAATATTTTTGCCTATTTAGACCAGTTTTCACAGGGGATGATCCCAGTGACTCATCATCTGATACCTCGTTCTCCTCCGACAGCAGGAGAAAGTCCCGTTCCAGGTCCAGGTCTAGCTCCCACTCTCGCTCTAGGTCCCATTCCAGAGAGGATGGGGCCAGCTTCAAGAGAGGCACCACTAGAGCCACTAGCATAGAAGTCCACCACAAGCTTGACAGGCTGGGACTGTGGATGGAAAGGCTAATGGAGGGAACCCTGCCCAGGTTACAGGTCCCTGCGTGGCCTTCACTTGATACCACAACAGAGAGCTGAGGTCAAAGTAAGAAATGATGCACCTTGTGGTCTGGCATCCTGGATAAGTCCTTTAGCAAGAGAACTAAAGAGCAATGTTGCTGTTTTCAAATAATTGAGTTCCTTTTTGCAGGTGTAGGTTGCCACTGATCTGGTGCAGCCTGTTTACAGAATGTCACAGTCggtgttgagcagatggaaatggATAAAGTCATACATGCACAGTCAagcatcccacacacacatacaggtggtGAGTGTTAGCAAGAGCTTACACCTAGCAAAGAGTGTTAcaactgcagaaaaacaaatgtattccACATACAGTGAGGATGCATCATGGCACAGACGTTAGCTTAGTCTGTGTTTGCTTCAGATAACAGCTGTCACTGTAGATCTGTTAGGTGGCATACTGTTAAACGACAGAGCCTCTGACATTTAGCGTTATGTTCAGGGCTTTCTGTGGGAGCAGGTTGTGAATGGCCTGTTGCACTGAAattatactgtactgtatgaTGTATGATTAGCTTCTATCAACTACAAAAGCCTTCAGTTGATTGTTGTTTGCTACTAACAAttcaattaaaacaaacaaaagttgcACCATAGATTAAACATCTACAATTAGCCTAACAGCTTACATGCCTGTGATTGAGGTCTTCCTGATGTTTCACTGCTCCATTTAAGTTGCCATATCTAACTTTAAATATGCTGAAAGAAAAATGTGATTGGAGCTAAATTTAGTTGTGTAAGCGGTACTTAGAAATtaaaatctgcctttttttgcttgtttttttgcagtcacTGTTTCAGTGGCAGTAAAATCAGGGAGAAACATTATACTTGACCTTTTTGGCATCTGTGATCTTAAATCACAGCAAACATTAATGCATGGACTTAGTAGCCCTGAAATAGTTGTGTAACATATCCGCTGGAAATGTGTTTTACCCTACTGGCGTCTCTCGTTTCTCTGTGATTAAATTATTTGCTGCTCAACAATTAATATTTACAACACACTGCAATTtctaataatttatttttcttattctATGTTGTTTGAACTTCATCTAACGTACAGTTAAATATGGACATAAATGTAACTTAAGAGAAATTCCTTTTTaaaactgtttatttattaaaaagttTGTCCCACTGATATTCAAGTCATTTTCCATTGTGCTTACTTATAAAAATTGTTAGCAACAACACTCAGCATTGAGTACATTAAAGATGCTTAATAAGTCACAAACTACAGAACAATAAGTTTAATCTACAGTTTTTGTCGAATTAGAAAAAGTACAGGCAGAATTTAAATACGGTATATGACATTGCATTGCAAGGACAAATTTGAATACAACTGCTGTTGAATGTAGAAGCATGTTTAGCATGCGCATTAAACACCGTGCATGTCACGGTGCCTAAAGCAGGGGTCTCAATGTAGCGGCTCGCGGGCCATTTTGAGACCCCTGGCCTAAAGGAACcaacacttgtgtgtgtttttgtagttcAACAGAGGCTCAGTAGGCCTACTTATTGGAAGACTCTTTCTTCATGGACAGGTCATCTGGGCCAAAGGAGACTGGCAGTAGCTCATCCACAGTCATCTTTTGGTACTGACCATCAGGCTTGGACATGTACACATCCCACTTTACACCAAACTGCATATGGGAgttgaaatattaaaattataaCTTTTTTTGTACAAAACATCATAGAATCACTAAGTGACTAAACCAGGCTGAATAGAGATGTTACCTCTCTCATGAACTGCCTGCAGCCACCACAGGGCGAGATGAACTGGTCACTCATGTCACTGCAAGAAAGTGGtagaacagaaacaaaagaagGTTGGTTCAAAACAGGCATCTGCCGTGTGGCACTGCTGCTTTCACAATATGCACTTACACGCAGGATTCATGTTTTATCACTACCATTGATCTtgagttttcttcttttttgtttcattaGTAAAGTTTAGTGATGCACACAGAAGATGCAATGTGAGGTGACTGATAGTTTAGTAATGCACAAGTGATTACTGTGCACTGTCAGAATGATGTAGTATGTCTTAAGACATGGCCATTACCTGGCAATTGCAATGGCCTTGAATTGTCTGTGTCCCTCTGACACCGCCTTCGTCATAGCAGTCCTCTCAGCACACAGTCCCAGATTGTAACACGCATTCTCCACATTGCAGCCTGTCCGACACAAAAGTACAGATACAGAATAAAGCATGTGTAGAGCATGAGGGTGTTTTGAACATGAAAGGGGACGTCCCAGTTGCTTCAAACCAAATAATGACTCAATGGATCATTGCACTCAAAGCTGTTTGGAGTGACGGCGAGAGcccaaagtggcatttggcATGCCTGCTGAAGTGCTATGTGGtgatctgtggctcacatggCTCTGTTTTTAAGCAACATGCCATTTTGATGGGGGATGCCATTTAATTCTCGTTTTGGACATAATCAGTTTGACGGTCTGCTCTAGTGCGTTGTGTCACTCAGTGTAGCCTACGTAGCAATCATATATACTGTTGCTGTTTTAGTTATGTGCAGCTCCTTCTCTTCATGCCACTCACAGACAGTGGCATGCCAGCTTttggggatgtttttttttttcaacataccagcatggctaggctgctaATAACTTTCCAACAGATAGCACGTCCcttgacacagttttcaatgcgtACTCTCTGTCCGCTCACTTGTGTGcgcgcacgcctgtgtgtgtgtgttggggcggaactcctctgtgcacagcacagagagcagcggagaaatgcgccGAGCTCCgcgctgcggtctgtgacttcggccatcatgaaCGTCTCtttggtgcgcgcagagcagtaagagagtgacaaccagccaatactttgcgcagggtccacccggaggattggctgatgtttttagggttttatagcttccacagacgattaatattcttcgttttaatgcgaaactgccgaactaattggttgctatcggattgtaaagaaaagttacaataatttaacaaaaagtgcatcagaattaaatctcctaccctacctttaatgataaaaaaacacacagggcaagcctcagcaaataagtgtgtgtgagaaaaatgtgtggGCCGCACTAACGCTAAACTTTTATGTCAAGtcggggggccacaaaatatcagTCCATGGGCTGCAAGTTTGGGACCCCTGATTTAGATTGATAGGACCTTGATTAACAATAGACATATTGATAACATCATCATAGGCTACCTAATAGGATCCACTTTGGCAACAATTTGGTTTTATGTTTGCGGTGAGGTGTGAAGTTTCTAGATCAGAGGGTGGAATGAAAACCGGTTCGCTGACTCTCATCCCATGGGATTTTTCTTTAAGGCTGAAACAAATTCTCTGGGATTGTCCcccactgctgtctgctgtttACATTAATCTGACTACTAAAGACACAAAGGAGTGTTTTACAAAACAGACAGGCTCCGTGCATGGAGTAATGGACAGGTATCTTGTCATGGACGCTCCTGTCTCAGTGGAacttaatataatataatataataaacacttctgataggtgcaatactcacacaccacagtgtacaataaattatttatttagtttttgatgcactctgtacagtttataaaccatttctacctccactcacctgtgcaataactgttaatatgtaaactgtttataatgtatatacctttttattggtagtctatcttataatgtatatatctttttcttaacttatcccttgctgtctgtatgccgttgcaaaaatgcaatttccccattgtgggactaataaaggtttcttaatcttaacttAACAAAATATCATTACACATGGACAATGAAATGAAAGATGACACCTGTGCCTGCAGTGGAGCTAACTTTTATGGTCTGTCAACTATTCATAAAGGGCAGTGCAGTCATGACACACCAAGGCACAGAATCTCAGGACATCTCAATAACAGTTCACTAGTTTGGCAAATGTGTTGGTTTTTGTGCCATTTGTGTTTGAACAGGTCTTTAAGTTTGAGACcctctggtctggtctggtctaaGCAATAAAGTCCAAAATGGGCACTAAATGCCATCAAAACATCCCCCAACAAAATGGCATGTTGCTTAAAAAACAGaggcatgtgagccacagatTGCGACATATCACTAAAacatggcactttgagatcaCCACATGCCACTTTATCAAGCgaggccatcatgcatgtacctctctggtgcgtgcagagcaggaagagagtgacaaccagccaatactccatgcagggtccgcccggaggattggctgatgtttttagcgttttatagcttacacagatgattcatattcttcgttttaatgcgaaactgccaaactaattggttgctatcagattgtaaagagaagttacactaatttcacaaaaagtgcatcagaatgaaatctcctaccctacttttaaGACTGTTGACTAAAGTGATGCAAAAAGGTGACTTCAGTTCACAGTACTACTTACTTTTTTTCTGCCctgaaaaatgtgatttaattcATTCTTCTGGAATGACGGTTTAATTCTGGTGAGGGTTTATTGACGAGGTTGCCTGTTAAAAATAAACCTGCTTTTTTCACTTCACTGTCAGGTAATCATTAACAAAGTGTAGACAAAGAAAACTCAGCTCAAGTTAATGTACAATTTtgtcctgcttttattttttttttttaaaaacatggaaCCAGCATTTTTTGTGGTTTTCTCACAATGACGCAAAAGCCAACGTGACTCCAACATAAGTTGCATAATACTGtagctgttgtgtgtctgtcacttgAACAATTTTTTTCTAGTAAACTCCATTCTTATGTTAACACAATATTCTATTAATATGAAACCATAGCAATATTGACAGCCACTCATTAAAACAAGTTTTTAACTCTATGTAACTCACCTGTATATGCACAGTTGTCAGTGGTCAGCAGAGCAGCTCCCACTCTGAATTTACTGTAAGGTGAATAGGATTGCTTCTTGGCCTCGTGTGACAGGTGAATCAGGTTTTTGATTGTTTCCTGGGAcaagcagctggagctgtgcTCCGACACATTCATCGCCCTGCTGGTCTTGACTCCTTCCATACTTCTTCTAAGGTTTTGATTCACAGAATAATCCTGTAGCTCTGTATTAAATATGAAGGGAGGGAAAAGGGGAGAGTGCAGCCATAGCCAATCACTAGCTAGGGTGTCAACATGTTGCCATAGGGGGAGGCGGTTTGGTTGTGGTGACTGCCAATACACAGTGCAGTGCAGACAGGATGCAAAGGGGAGGGGACGCCTATCTGTCTGACTAAAACATGTTCACTgactgattgttttgttttttatcttcttttaacctatttctaacactgtttatttttttgtgtattttatgggATGTGAAGCACTTTGTAACTTAGTTTTGAAAAGTGCTATACAAATAAGGTTTATTGTTATGATTGTTATTATTAAAAGTTCCCATGACTGCTGTTGTTCCTGCTCTGTTGTGCACTAAGGTAAATTGTTTCATTGATAGAAACAGAGCACACAGTATGAGAAAATATGTCtctttatttttaagtttttgAGTTATTGGATGTGGTTTAAAATCTTCCAAACACGTGTTAATagctgtaatataaatatatgtactgtatatgccAGAATCGGATTGTGAGTGTGATGCCATGGGAGTGAAAGCACCAGGtaatttttattcatgtttggaCAAGATTCATTAGGTCTTCACCTTTTAACCTGAAAGtattctttttaatcagaccaGTGCTGACATGAGTCGATGTTTGCTGCTTCATCATGTTTCGACCACTTTCTGCggtcttcttcagaagtcacgtgactTCTGCAGAAATGCAAATCTGCATCTGTCATCACGTGActtcgaaacatgtcaaggtaaaaactCACAACACTGCTCTGATTAAAAAGAATACTTTTAGGTTTATTCATGTttgtatacaagtaaaaacaaaatgcacaatAATGCCTTTGGGTCCATTAGGATCCATTCAAATATTCACCACAGAAGACTCTGCTGTGAGCTGATCGTTACAAGTATCATTAACTGTTCTGGATGACCCAGTTGATCCAGCCGACATAGTTTCTTATCTTGGTGTAGACCCCAGGGTAGAATGCATAAGCACAGCCGATGCCCCAAGATACAATGCCTTCAAATTTACCATTACACATAAGAGGTCCACCTGAATCACCCTGAGGAGGGAAAGAAGGAGTCGTTAGTGACACTAGTTGATATAAAGTATAAGAGAGGTTCATTGTTTCTCAGATTATTTAGGAAgcatttagatttagatttagattaGAAAGCATTTCTCATACaatcccctccctccttcccaaaatgtgtatttaaagcatgatccaaaaaaaaaacattgctttaACAgtataaaatgaaacatataaTGTATAAAATGTCTTCTTGCtagatttgtatttatttagattTGTATTTAAAGAAATTCTTGTCCTCTCAGTAAGTTATTAATCAGATCACCAAAGTTATTATGTCCATCTCAACTCAATACTGAAATCCAACTTGTCACACTCACCTGACAGGAGTCTCTGCCACCATTAAGTGAGCCAGCACAGATCATGTTCTCTGTGATCCTGAAGGGATAATAGCTCCAGCAGTTGGAGAAGTAGTCCACATCCACAGACCTCAGTTCATTTGACAAACTGTAGCCATAGAGCCAGGTCACACCCCAGCCACTGACTGTGCACCGCGCAAGATTTACCAGCGGTGGTGTGTCCCTATCTGGCAAGGGCGCTGGCGCAACCACAGCATTGATGACTGCTGGACGGTCCAGCTGACCAACAAACAACATGTATTTCAGTCAGTCATCGTAAAAAGAGCAGCTTTTTACATTACTGCATCAAGGCATTAACAGTTTTCTAGGCAACTAAGCCCACCATCTTCAAGtcttgttttttacattttagtaAGATTCAAACTCGCTCCAGTTATTCATTCTTACCTTAAGCAGCATGATATCGTTGTCAAGCATCCAGTAGCTGTACTGGTAGTGTTTGATGATTAAAGAAACATTGAATATTTGCTCAAAACCTTCCTTCTCGTTGAGGTTGTGGTCACCCAGGACCACTGTGATCATGTAACTCCTAGAGATGTGATAGATCAGACAATTGATCACTCTCATAAAATGCTTATCAAGTAATCAAAATTTTAAAAATCTTTGCACAGCTTTCAGATCTGAATGCACCAATTTTTCAATAAATCCACAGTTACTTACGGCCTCCAGCAGTGGGCAGCAGACACCACCCATGACGGGTGGATGAGGGTGCCTCCACAGAAGTGGGAGTTGCTGTACAAAAGGGATGCTTGAAAGGTGATGGAGTTTGGCTGTACTACAGTACCCCCAATGATTCTAGCCCCATGTACTCCTAAGAGGTTTGACACAAAGAGACACTTCCTCAAAGATCTTGATCAGAAATTGTCTTGTGAAGAAGGTGTGTTCTCTGTAGTCAGTGCCATTGTAACTCACCTGTCAGGCtaacaacaagcaggaagccCAGTGAAAAGTGACAGGGTGGAGCCAGGTTCATCATAGCAGCTATTGAAGAAAGAATAAAGCAACAAAGGAGGCGGTAAAATATCTAGAACGTGGAAAGAAAGACGCTGCCCTATATGATCAAGTAAAACGTATCAATTCAAAAAAACGTATTGCACGTGTAAAAATTCATTTATTTGTCAGTGTTTACTGCTTATAGTTGCCCACTCTTATAAACTAGTATGTACATATAATATAAACTACTATTATTATCGACACAGTTTTGCTTCAGCTTATCCCTGTGATAGTATCCTTATGAGGACATTGGATACTCACTGATTATCTCACCTGTTGTCCTCACACAGAAGATATGAGCCATATGAGCCTACTGTTGACCCCTTTAGCTTTAGCCTAATCCTTCCCTATACCCGAGTACTTCATGGTGACTTGAAATCATTTTGTTGTTACATAGATAAAACTAAATttgattacatttattttagttttctCCTGCTGTACGTCATCTCACTCTGCCATAAATGACTaatcattttaaacaaacaagcatCTTATTCTTAGTTTTTGTACTAAATAAATGAATTTAACTTTTACATACTTTGAAAATTTGTCATAAACAATGTCTAATTACTTATTGGTTAACATTAAAATTTGCAAGGACTAAAGAATAAAAAGATCGTATAAATGCTACGTATGTTAAAAATAGGTATAGACACAAACAAACGCACTCGATCTGTCTGAACTTTATCTAATAAacttaaatacaaaaaacattGTATATAAAGCAGCTTCACCTTTTTAAGTCAAGTATGAAGTCAAGTAGTGAATCCAAGTCCAGCATCGGCTTCCTGTTGCCCTGTTGCACACTTCAACACAACCATCTAATACCAGCACAAGCTTGAGAACTCTCAGGCCTCTTTTATACTGCGTCCAGGCCTGCCACTCTTATTATATTCCCTACCATTATCCGCCATTTATCTCTCTCACACGCCGAAAGGAGAGAGTCTGACCTagtacaggaaaaaaaaaaaaacaacaacagctgccTTCTCTTTTATTACACCTTTCTTTCTGGGGCCTTTGTTCTCACAGCTTCAGCCTATTGTCCAGTCATGGAGACAAAGTAAAGCTTTATAGAGATGAAACCCAACAAGCCAGAGAAATGATAGAATATACTTGCCAGACACGTTGTTGGTTTCTCCAGTGATGTTACAGGGAGCAGACAAAAGCATGTGTATGGGTAATGATGTCTGATTGTGATATTTGCCCTCAAGTGCACCATCAACCTGAGATCCAGCAGAACATAACAGCAATTATTTGGAAAAGGAAGAACTTCTCCCAGCTTTTTCTATCCTCTTTCTTCCCTCTTGGTTCCGAGTGCTTAGGTTTATGTTTAGGTTAGGTTTAGCTCATGTTTaggcagtgttttgtttttgtttgtttttttccctgttttccCACACACGAGGGCGTTTGGGTTGTAACATATATCCTCCATACAGTCGACACTCCCTTAGGTGTTATT
This window encodes:
- the LOC114435665 gene encoding cytidine deaminase-like, producing MEGVKTSRAMNVSEHSSSCLSQETIKNLIHLSHEAKKQSYSPYSKFRVGAALLTTDNCAYTGCNVENACYNLGLCAERTAMTKAVSEGHRQFKAIAIASDMSDQFISPCGGCRQFMREFGVKWDVYMSKPDGQYQKMTVDELLPVSFGPDDLSMKKESSNK
- the LOC114435658 gene encoding anionic trypsin-1-like, producing MNLAPPCHFSLGFLLVVSLTGVHGARIIGGTVVQPNSITFQASLLYSNSHFCGGTLIHPSWVVSAAHCWRPSYMITVVLGDHNLNEKEGFEQIFNVSLIIKHYQYSYWMLDNDIMLLKLDRPAVINAVVAPAPLPDRDTPPLVNLARCTVSGWGVTWLYGYSLSNELRSVDVDYFSNCWSYYPFRITENMICAGSLNGGRDSCQGDSGGPLMCNGKFEGIVSWGIGCAYAFYPGVYTKIRNYVGWINWVIQNS